A DNA window from Helianthus annuus cultivar XRQ/B chromosome 15, HanXRQr2.0-SUNRISE, whole genome shotgun sequence contains the following coding sequences:
- the LOC110871749 gene encoding wings apart-like protein 1 isoform X2: protein MIVRTYGRRSNNSRSTNSNSNSFNFDDSDEFTDNLSQNSTHEFNFPFTSQESTKNTLNFDSFDSDPYSFDSCEDYSGKLTVIPPRSKKLKTEKSKDKKVKKETKQLVVLTETTTLMEAQEYGEMMEHVDEVDFGLDGLRRGQPVRIRRVSLLSLLTVCGSLSQRRLVRTHGMAKTIIDAVLNLNLDDTPSNLAAAALFFVLTSDGQEDYLLDSPSAIRFLLKLLKPVTTIVTKNKGSTLGSKLVALSKDASIFNDGKADEASSAAILQKVEDILVSCKELKPRVESDSDMKRPELNPKWIALLTMEKACLSTVSLEETTGTVRKIGGNFKEKLREHGGLDAVIDIIRECHGVMEGWLERYSSQTPESKNIINLENPMLLLKCLKIMENATFLSSDNQNHLLGAEDDDYDYRHVSQSFTKLILSAIKILSGVSLLKKSSCKSDIRNGNNGTVHTSDLPLLADEKADDCNEIIYISSSIENCSMDQVPSQKTSNILKKNHISSQNQPDSSKSDPVSRFSSHLLKKQSKSSTSRSSSGPSSGCGSLRKVGKSSGTSLHNKFDFEESQDPFGSDDPFAFDDDEEEEPTKWWDLMSTKNNVSESQKSSSVVEKDGDQQSKFDLTVCSQQESSNVERNDSPPASCSHVDDVETFNLFADCLLSAVKVLMNLTNENSVGCQQIAACGGLEMMCGLIVGHYPSFNSYLPNFGDQKEKSVLHEVDSNNNKRLNDQELDFLVAILGLLVNLVEKDGHNRSHLAAASISIPSMEYEITDVIPLLCSIFLANQGAGEAAEGRQSSWNDEDPVLEGEKEAEKTIVEAYSALLLAFLSTESKSIRNAIAECLPKRKLSVLVPVLERFVEFHMSLNMISEETHSMVLEVIESCRMQ from the exons ATGATCGTCAGAACATACGGTCGCCGGAGCAACAACAGCCGGAGCActaacagcaacagcaacagcttCAATTTCGACGATTCAGACGAATTCACCGACAATTTATCTCAAAACAGCACTCACGAGTTCAATTTCCCGTTTACATCTCAAGAATCAACCAAAAATACGTTGAATTTCGATTCCTTTGATTCTGATCCGTACAGTTTCGATTCGTGTGAAGATTATTCAGGTAAATTGACGGTTATACCCCCGAGATCGAAGAAATTGAAGACTGAAAAGAGTAAGGATAAGAAGGTGAAGAAGGAGACGAAGCAGTTAGTGGTGTTGACTGAAACGACGACGTTGATGGAGGCTCAGGAGTATGGAGAAATGATGGAGCATGTTGATGAGGTGGATTTTGGTTTGGATGGGTTGAGGAGAGGGCAGCCGGTGCGGATACGGCGGGTGAGTTTGTTGTCGTTGTTGACGGTTTGCGGGAGTTTATCGCAGCGGAGACTCGTGAGAACCCATGG GATGGCAAAGACAATCATTGATGCTGTATTGAACCTGAATCTTGATGATACCCCTAGTAACCTTGCTGCTGCGGCTTTATTTTTTGTTTTGACAAGCGAT GGCCAAGAAGATTACCTTTTGGATTCACCTAGTGCCATACGGTTCTTGTTAAAACTATTGAAACCTGTAACTACAATTGTTACTAAAAATAAAGGTTCAACCCTTGGTAGTAAACTTGTAGCCCTAAGCAAAGATGCTTCCATTTTTAATGATGGAAAGGCAGACGAAGCGTCTTCCGCCGCTATATTGCAAAAAGTTGAGGACATTCTTGTGAGCTGCAAAGAATTGAAGCCAAGAGTTGAAAGTGACAGTGACATGAAAAGGCCCGAGTTGAATCCAAAATGGATTGCTTTACTAACAATGGAGAAAGCCTGTTTATCCACCGTTTCTCTTGAAG AGACAACTGGGACTGTTAGAAAGATAGGGGGCAACTTCAAGGAAAAACTAAGAGAGCACGGGGGACTAGATGCTGTTATTGACATCATACGGGAATGTCACGGTGTCATGGAG GGTTGGCTAGAACGTTATTCATCTCAGACTCCGGAGTCGAAAAACATTATCAACCTAGAAAACCCAATGCTTCTATTGAAGTGTTTGAAAATCATGGAAAATGCTACTTTTCTTAGTAGCGATAACCAG AACCATTTGCTTGGAGCAGAGGATGACGACTATGATTATCGACATGTTTCTCAGTCTTTCACGAAACTTATTCTTAGCGCCATTAAGATCCTCTCTG GTGTTTCTCTACTAAAAAAATCTTCATGCAAATCTGACATTAGGAATGGAAACAATGGGACTGTTCATACCTCTGATCTTCCATTACTGGCTGATGAAAAAG CTGATGACTGCAATGAGATCATATATATCAGTTCCTCCATAGAGAATTGCAGTATGGACCAGGTCCCTTCCCAGAAGACTTCTAATATTTTAAAGAAAAACCATATTTCATCGCAAAATCAGCCAGATTCTTCAAAATCTGATCCTGTTTCTAGGTTCAGTAGTCACTTGCTAAAGAAACAATCTAAATCTTCAACTTCTCGATCAAGCAGTGGCCCATCGAGTGGTTGTGGTTCACTAAGAAAAGTAGGTAAAAGTTCTGGAACTAGTCTACACAACAAGTTTGACTTTGAGGAAAGTCAAGATCCTTTTGGCAGCGATGACCCTTTTgcatttgatgatgatgaagaagaagaaccaACTAAGTGGTGGGATTTAATGTCCACTAAGAATAATGTTTCTGAAAGTCAAAAAAGCAGTTCAGTAGTTGAAAAGGATGGAGACCAACAGTCAAAGTTTGACTTAACGGTATGTAGTCAACAAGAGTCCAGCAACGTGGAACGCAATGATTCTCCTCCAGCTTCGTGTTCACATGTGGATGATGTTGaaacttttaatctttttgcCGATTGCCTCCTCTCAGCAGTGAAG GTTTTAATGAACTTAACAAATGAAAATTCTGTGGGGTGTCAACAAATTGCTGCATGTGGAGGATTGGAGATGATGTGTGGTTTGATAGTTGGCCATTATCCATCGTTTAATTCATATTTACCCAATTTCGGTGATCAAAAAGAGAAATCAGTCCTTCACGAGGTTGACAGTAACAATAATAAGCGCCTTAATGACCAAGAATTGGATTTTCTTGTTGCTATACTTGGATTACTTGTTAATTTGGTCGAGAAAGATGGGCATAACAG ATCACATCTTGCAGCGGCCAGTATATCGATACCTAGCATGGAGTATGAAATAACGGATGTAATTCCGCTACTTTGTTCTATATTTTTGGCAAATCAAGGGGCCGGTGAGGCAGCTGAAGGACGGCAATCATCTTGG AATGATGAAGATCCTGTTTTGGAGGGAGAGAAAGAGGCAGAGAAAACAATTGTTGAGGCGTATTCCGCCCTTCTTCTTGCATTTTTATCTACAGAAAG TAAAAGCATACGCAATGCCATTGCGGAATGTCTTCCAAAACGCAAGCTGTCTGTTCTTGTACCTGTCTTGGAGAGATTTGTG GAATTTCACATGTCATTGAACATGATCTCAGAGGAGACTCATTCCATGGTGCTTGAGGTAATTGAATCATGTAGGATGCAATGA
- the LOC110871749 gene encoding wings apart-like protein 1 isoform X1, with product MIVRTYGRRSNNSRSTNSNSNSFNFDDSDEFTDNLSQNSTHEFNFPFTSQESTKNTLNFDSFDSDPYSFDSCEDYSGKLTVIPPRSKKLKTEKSKDKKVKKETKQLVVLTETTTLMEAQEYGEMMEHVDEVDFGLDGLRRGQPVRIRRVSLLSLLTVCGSLSQRRLVRTHGMAKTIIDAVLNLNLDDTPSNLAAAALFFVLTSDGQEDYLLDSPSAIRFLLKLLKPVTTIVTKNKGSTLGSKLVALSKDASIFNDGKADEASSAAILQKVEDILVSCKELKPRVESDSDMKRPELNPKWIALLTMEKACLSTVSLEETTGTVRKIGGNFKEKLREHGGLDAVIDIIRECHGVMEGWLERYSSQTPESKNIINLENPMLLLKCLKIMENATFLSSDNQNHLLGAEDDDYDYRHVSQSFTKLILSAIKILSGVSLLKKSSCKSDIRNGNNGTVHTSDLPLLADEKAADDCNEIIYISSSIENCSMDQVPSQKTSNILKKNHISSQNQPDSSKSDPVSRFSSHLLKKQSKSSTSRSSSGPSSGCGSLRKVGKSSGTSLHNKFDFEESQDPFGSDDPFAFDDDEEEEPTKWWDLMSTKNNVSESQKSSSVVEKDGDQQSKFDLTVCSQQESSNVERNDSPPASCSHVDDVETFNLFADCLLSAVKVLMNLTNENSVGCQQIAACGGLEMMCGLIVGHYPSFNSYLPNFGDQKEKSVLHEVDSNNNKRLNDQELDFLVAILGLLVNLVEKDGHNRSHLAAASISIPSMEYEITDVIPLLCSIFLANQGAGEAAEGRQSSWNDEDPVLEGEKEAEKTIVEAYSALLLAFLSTESKSIRNAIAECLPKRKLSVLVPVLERFVEFHMSLNMISEETHSMVLEVIESCRMQ from the exons ATGATCGTCAGAACATACGGTCGCCGGAGCAACAACAGCCGGAGCActaacagcaacagcaacagcttCAATTTCGACGATTCAGACGAATTCACCGACAATTTATCTCAAAACAGCACTCACGAGTTCAATTTCCCGTTTACATCTCAAGAATCAACCAAAAATACGTTGAATTTCGATTCCTTTGATTCTGATCCGTACAGTTTCGATTCGTGTGAAGATTATTCAGGTAAATTGACGGTTATACCCCCGAGATCGAAGAAATTGAAGACTGAAAAGAGTAAGGATAAGAAGGTGAAGAAGGAGACGAAGCAGTTAGTGGTGTTGACTGAAACGACGACGTTGATGGAGGCTCAGGAGTATGGAGAAATGATGGAGCATGTTGATGAGGTGGATTTTGGTTTGGATGGGTTGAGGAGAGGGCAGCCGGTGCGGATACGGCGGGTGAGTTTGTTGTCGTTGTTGACGGTTTGCGGGAGTTTATCGCAGCGGAGACTCGTGAGAACCCATGG GATGGCAAAGACAATCATTGATGCTGTATTGAACCTGAATCTTGATGATACCCCTAGTAACCTTGCTGCTGCGGCTTTATTTTTTGTTTTGACAAGCGAT GGCCAAGAAGATTACCTTTTGGATTCACCTAGTGCCATACGGTTCTTGTTAAAACTATTGAAACCTGTAACTACAATTGTTACTAAAAATAAAGGTTCAACCCTTGGTAGTAAACTTGTAGCCCTAAGCAAAGATGCTTCCATTTTTAATGATGGAAAGGCAGACGAAGCGTCTTCCGCCGCTATATTGCAAAAAGTTGAGGACATTCTTGTGAGCTGCAAAGAATTGAAGCCAAGAGTTGAAAGTGACAGTGACATGAAAAGGCCCGAGTTGAATCCAAAATGGATTGCTTTACTAACAATGGAGAAAGCCTGTTTATCCACCGTTTCTCTTGAAG AGACAACTGGGACTGTTAGAAAGATAGGGGGCAACTTCAAGGAAAAACTAAGAGAGCACGGGGGACTAGATGCTGTTATTGACATCATACGGGAATGTCACGGTGTCATGGAG GGTTGGCTAGAACGTTATTCATCTCAGACTCCGGAGTCGAAAAACATTATCAACCTAGAAAACCCAATGCTTCTATTGAAGTGTTTGAAAATCATGGAAAATGCTACTTTTCTTAGTAGCGATAACCAG AACCATTTGCTTGGAGCAGAGGATGACGACTATGATTATCGACATGTTTCTCAGTCTTTCACGAAACTTATTCTTAGCGCCATTAAGATCCTCTCTG GTGTTTCTCTACTAAAAAAATCTTCATGCAAATCTGACATTAGGAATGGAAACAATGGGACTGTTCATACCTCTGATCTTCCATTACTGGCTGATGAAAAAG cAGCTGATGACTGCAATGAGATCATATATATCAGTTCCTCCATAGAGAATTGCAGTATGGACCAGGTCCCTTCCCAGAAGACTTCTAATATTTTAAAGAAAAACCATATTTCATCGCAAAATCAGCCAGATTCTTCAAAATCTGATCCTGTTTCTAGGTTCAGTAGTCACTTGCTAAAGAAACAATCTAAATCTTCAACTTCTCGATCAAGCAGTGGCCCATCGAGTGGTTGTGGTTCACTAAGAAAAGTAGGTAAAAGTTCTGGAACTAGTCTACACAACAAGTTTGACTTTGAGGAAAGTCAAGATCCTTTTGGCAGCGATGACCCTTTTgcatttgatgatgatgaagaagaagaaccaACTAAGTGGTGGGATTTAATGTCCACTAAGAATAATGTTTCTGAAAGTCAAAAAAGCAGTTCAGTAGTTGAAAAGGATGGAGACCAACAGTCAAAGTTTGACTTAACGGTATGTAGTCAACAAGAGTCCAGCAACGTGGAACGCAATGATTCTCCTCCAGCTTCGTGTTCACATGTGGATGATGTTGaaacttttaatctttttgcCGATTGCCTCCTCTCAGCAGTGAAG GTTTTAATGAACTTAACAAATGAAAATTCTGTGGGGTGTCAACAAATTGCTGCATGTGGAGGATTGGAGATGATGTGTGGTTTGATAGTTGGCCATTATCCATCGTTTAATTCATATTTACCCAATTTCGGTGATCAAAAAGAGAAATCAGTCCTTCACGAGGTTGACAGTAACAATAATAAGCGCCTTAATGACCAAGAATTGGATTTTCTTGTTGCTATACTTGGATTACTTGTTAATTTGGTCGAGAAAGATGGGCATAACAG ATCACATCTTGCAGCGGCCAGTATATCGATACCTAGCATGGAGTATGAAATAACGGATGTAATTCCGCTACTTTGTTCTATATTTTTGGCAAATCAAGGGGCCGGTGAGGCAGCTGAAGGACGGCAATCATCTTGG AATGATGAAGATCCTGTTTTGGAGGGAGAGAAAGAGGCAGAGAAAACAATTGTTGAGGCGTATTCCGCCCTTCTTCTTGCATTTTTATCTACAGAAAG TAAAAGCATACGCAATGCCATTGCGGAATGTCTTCCAAAACGCAAGCTGTCTGTTCTTGTACCTGTCTTGGAGAGATTTGTG GAATTTCACATGTCATTGAACATGATCTCAGAGGAGACTCATTCCATGGTGCTTGAGGTAATTGAATCATGTAGGATGCAATGA
- the LOC110871750 gene encoding putative F-box protein At3g16590 produces the protein MSDNIPFELQSEIMKRLPAESLIRFRSVCKSWKSLIHSSDFIAGYRGQQHLIVRYKDAVVNHDYKYVSIVVDDDDTFPLQKVYVTDPQLVVNMLKCYTIVASSHGLLCLFGKTDGAIIWNPSIRKAVAVGVPNMANSEIYRTVLGFGVCCKTNDPKIVKINYIIQWTDIEDVAYIPWQVEVFTLSTGAWRSLSNNLPGKSIRFGWDQVVVDGCLYWLASVDDTFRSDCFI, from the coding sequence ATGTCAGACAACATACCATTCGAACTCCAATCGGAAATCATGAAGAGGCTTCCTGCGGAATCGTTGATTCGATTCCGATCGGTCTGCAAATCCTGGAAGTCTCTGATCCACAGCTCTGATTTCATTGCTGGTTATAGAGGCCAACAACATCTGATTGTAAGGTATAAAGATGCGGTTGttaatcatgattataaatatgtttcaattgttgttgatgatgatgatacttTTCCCCTACAGAAAGTTTATGTAACTGATCCTCAATTGGTGGTTAATATGCTTAAATGTTATACAATCGTTGCCAGCAGTCACGGCTTGCTATGTTTGTTTGGTAAAACCGACGGAGCGATTATTTGGAATCCTTCGATTAGGAAAGCGGTTGCTGTTGGTGTGCCTAATATGGCAAATAGTGAGATATACAGAACCGTTTTAGGGTTTGGGGTTTGTTGCAAGACTAATGATCCTAAGATAGTCAAGATTAATTACATAATCCAGTGGACTGATATCGAGGATGTAGCTTACATTCCTTGGCAAGTTGAGGTGTTTACGTTAAGCACAGGAGCCTGGAGAAGTCTATCTAACAATCTCCCTGGTAAATCGATTAGATTTGGCTGGGATCAGGTGGTTGTAGATGGGTGTCTTTATTGGCTTGCTAGTGTTGATGATACGTTTAGGTCTGATTGTTTCATTTGA